The genomic DNA AGGATTTTTCAAACTCTGTTATGATCTCATCATCAACAGTAAAGGGATCTCTTTTTATGCTGTTTCTTTCAGAGTAAAGTTTTATCAGATCCTGTGCTACCTTTTTTAGTGAGTTTTTAACCTTTTTCTTAAGATTTCTCCATGATGTTCCTCCTAATTTGTCTATTTTTACTAAGCCGGAGGATCTGTATTTGAAGATCTTATCAAAATGCAGATAAGACACATAAACCTTTTCACCCTCTGCATACTCAAGAACCATAAAATCATAATTTTTTCCTTTTATCTCTCTTGTCTGTATTCCTCTAAAAATACCTATCCCATAATCCTCATGGATTATGTAATCCCCTTCTTTAAGAGGTTCAAACTCAAAATCAAAAACCTCTTCTCTTTCAGGCTTTAGAAATAGCTTTTTTGATCTTAAGACAAGGGGCTGTCTTAGAGGAAGTTTCTTTGTTTCAAAGTTTTCAGCCTCTTTGATATATCCCACATCATTGTTTGAACCTTTTGAAAAAAAGTAAATACAGCCGTCCTCTTTGTTGTAAACATCTATATAAACCCTTTTCAAATTCCTAATGTAATCAGATATTTTCCAGCTTCTTGTTTTATCAAACTTAAGGTCTAATCCATCATTAATAACAGGAAAATCATAAAGGGGAAATATATCTATCTTTTCAACAGGCTTTCTTGTTCCAAGTTTTGATCTTATAAAAATCTGTTCAACATAATCCCCAAACAAGTCAATCTCAACAACACCTGTAAAGGGAAGGTAAACAGACACAAAACCCCCCCTAACGCTGAATTCTCCCTGATTTTCAGGATAATCTTCTCTTATATAGCCATTTTTCACAAGTTTTTCAATGAGTAGATCTCTGTTTATCTCTTTTCCTTTTTCAAGGTTTATCACATCCTTTAAAAAACTCTCTTTGTCTCTTAACGGTATTTTTTCTGCACTTTTTGGGAGAACTACTATTGAGTTTTGATCAGAAAGAAGGCTGTAAATCGCATAGTTTCTCTTTATCTGAGCTTCAATATCAAGAGGATCACTTTCTGAAGGGAACTCAACTATTTTTATCTTTTTTTTCAGATAATCTGCAAGGATATTTCCGTCATGTAGAAAAAGTTTTGCTCTTTTCTGGTCTGCCGTAATTACGGCAAATTTTCCTTTTAGATTAGATAGTAGATAATACTCAGGATAACAGCCTACAGCTCCGTATATCTTCTTCATACAGGAAATTTATTCTTTTCTTTTTTCTTTGTTTTAACAACTCTTTTTGTTTTGATGCCAGTAGGTTTTTTCTTAAGTTCAAACTTGGCTTCAGATACGAATATATATTTTGGAACATAATACATTAGAGCAAGGATAAGAGTTAAAAAACCAATTCCCACATAATCAAGGGGTTTAAAGTGAGGAGCTTTTATTATGATCTCTCTTAAAACGGCTATAAGAGTGGTTTTGACTATCAGAGAGGTGTCAATCCTCCTTTCTTTTAGATAAACAATTGTTAGTCTGAACAGCTCAATAAGGATAAAAAGGTAAATAAACTTTGGTATAAGATCGTAAACCTTTACCTTTTCCTGTGTAAGACCAAGGTATATGTCATAAAGTGCGTAAATACTGAGAAGAAAGAGGAGAAAAAGCAGTATAAGAACAATAATATCCTCTAAAAATTCAAGAAAATCACCTAATTTTTGATGAATTTTATAAGGTTCTATTAAGCTTTTAAATCTTTTTTTTAATTTATCCGTCATTTACCCTTTTAATTATTGTTATTTTTTGTCCCACTTTTATTATATTGCTGTTTAATCTATTCCACTTTTTTAGCTGGTTAACAGAAACACCGAACATCTTAGATATCTTTAATAGGGAATCCCCTTTTTTTACTCTGTAAAATATATACTTAAATGTTGGTTTTCTTTTTTTAACCTTTTTCTTTAAATATAATATATTCCTTTTTATTACTGTTGTCCTGCCCACATTTCTGTATTTTACTCTTTTGTATATTATAATTTTCTGGTTCGGGTATATATATCCTTTAATCTTGTTCCATCTTTTTATCGCAGACACAGAAACCCTGAATTTTTTAGCTATTTTTCCAAGGGTATCACCTTTTTTTACTTTATATATTATTCCTTTTGGGGTGTATATGATATCCTCTGAAAGATCAACAATACCATCGTAGTAATCTGGATATGCATAAATGTATGAAGGAACTTTTATAACTGATCCTGCGACAATAACTGTATTTTCAAGATCATTTATTTTTTTCAGATAGGAAATGGTTGTTCCAAACTTTTTTGCTATTTTTGAAAGGGTATCTCCCCTTTTTACTGTGTATTCAGTTAGTGCTGGATATTTTTCAAGGTTTGATTTTTCAAGGGCTGTTTTTACAGTTTCTTTATAACCTGATGGAAGATATATATTGAACTCCCCTTCGTAAGGAGGTGTTACACCTTTTTTCAAGTGAGGGTTCATAGCTTTAAGCCTGTCAACAGGAATTCCTATAAGAGATGCTATATATCTAAGAGAAACAGGCTTGTTAACTTTCAGAATATCAAACTCTGAATGAAAGTAATCAAATCTTTCTTTTTTTAAAATCTCTCTGACAACGGCTACAGAAGCCAGAAAATTAGGAACATAATTTCTTGTTTCTTTGGAAAGATACTCATCTATATCCCAGAAGTTAAGACCTCCGTATTTATTTATCTTTCTGATTATTATCCCTTCTCCGGTGTTGTAGCTTGCAAGTGCCAGTGTCCAGTCATCAAATATCCTATATAGATCTTTAAGATACAGAGCTGCAGCTGTTGTTGACTTTTCCACATCATACCTTTCATCAATCCATTTGTTTATGGTGAGTCCATACATTCTCCCCGTCTGGGGCATAAACTGCCACAAGCCCGCCGCCCCTGCTGGAGATTTCGCCTTTATGTTGAAATGGCTCTCAATAATTGGAAGAAAGATAAACTCATCAGGAATACCGTGTTTCTCAAAGATTTCCTTTATTGTTGGAATATATTTTTTTCCCCTCTCAAGATAAAAAGACAACCTTTTTAATCCTTTTGATTTAAAAAATCTTATCCTGTCCTGAATTATAGATTTTTCAACAAGATCTACTTTTATTGAGAAATTTATTTTTGACTTAAAAAACTGGGGATCATTTAAAACTTTAGATGCATCTAAAGCAACAGAAAGAATAACATTAATATCTTCAGGATCAATACTTTCGTCGGAAACCGTTTCCCCACACAGTCCTAAAACCAGCAAAAATGCCAATAATTTTTTCAATTTTTATTACTCTGGAAAAAATTTAAAAGAATTATAATATAAATATCGCTAAATTCAAAAAAGGTGGCAAATGTGAGATATATATTTGGACCTGTAAAATCCAGAAGATTTGGTCTTTCTTTAGGTATAGATCTTTCCCCAGAACAAAAATCATGTAATTTTGACTGTCTTTACTGTGAGTTAAAAAAGGCAAAACCTGTATCAAAGATAAAAAATGAGCCTGATGTTGGAGATATTATTAAACAGATTAAAGAATACATAAAAAATTTTGGTTACCCCGATGTTATAACCGTGACAGCCAACGGAGAACCCACATTATACTCCGATCTGGAAAAGCTGATAAACAGACTTAACGAAATAAAAGGAAAATCAAAAACA from Persephonella sp. includes the following:
- a CDS encoding LysM peptidoglycan-binding domain-containing protein, which translates into the protein MKKLLAFLLVLGLCGETVSDESIDPEDINVILSVALDASKVLNDPQFFKSKINFSIKVDLVEKSIIQDRIRFFKSKGLKRLSFYLERGKKYIPTIKEIFEKHGIPDEFIFLPIIESHFNIKAKSPAGAAGLWQFMPQTGRMYGLTINKWIDERYDVEKSTTAAALYLKDLYRIFDDWTLALASYNTGEGIIIRKINKYGGLNFWDIDEYLSKETRNYVPNFLASVAVVREILKKERFDYFHSEFDILKVNKPVSLRYIASLIGIPVDRLKAMNPHLKKGVTPPYEGEFNIYLPSGYKETVKTALEKSNLEKYPALTEYTVKRGDTLSKIAKKFGTTISYLKKINDLENTVIVAGSVIKVPSYIYAYPDYYDGIVDLSEDIIYTPKGIIYKVKKGDTLGKIAKKFRVSVSAIKRWNKIKGYIYPNQKIIIYKRVKYRNVGRTTVIKRNILYLKKKVKKRKPTFKYIFYRVKKGDSLLKISKMFGVSVNQLKKWNRLNSNIIKVGQKITIIKRVNDG
- a CDS encoding CarD family transcriptional regulator, whose protein sequence is MKKIYGAVGCYPEYYLLSNLKGKFAVITADQKRAKLFLHDGNILADYLKKKIKIVEFPSESDPLDIEAQIKRNYAIYSLLSDQNSIVVLPKSAEKIPLRDKESFLKDVINLEKGKEINRDLLIEKLVKNGYIREDYPENQGEFSVRGGFVSVYLPFTGVVEIDLFGDYVEQIFIRSKLGTRKPVEKIDIFPLYDFPVINDGLDLKFDKTRSWKISDYIRNLKRVYIDVYNKEDGCIYFFSKGSNNDVGYIKEAENFETKKLPLRQPLVLRSKKLFLKPEREEVFDFEFEPLKEGDYIIHEDYGIGIFRGIQTREIKGKNYDFMVLEYAEGEKVYVSYLHFDKIFKYRSSGLVKIDKLGGTSWRNLKKKVKNSLKKVAQDLIKLYSERNSIKRDPFTVDDEIITEFEKS
- a CDS encoding phosphate-starvation-inducible PsiE family protein, producing MTDKLKKRFKSLIEPYKIHQKLGDFLEFLEDIIVLILLFLLFLLSIYALYDIYLGLTQEKVKVYDLIPKFIYLFILIELFRLTIVYLKERRIDTSLIVKTTLIAVLREIIIKAPHFKPLDYVGIGFLTLILALMYYVPKYIFVSEAKFELKKKPTGIKTKRVVKTKKKEKNKFPV